The sequence acggtatagatagagtaaaagctcactatttaaatacctctcagtatgaatgtaattgctagagagtgtaaataatgttattggaagcacggACAGCAAACGGACGACATCCATGTGATGTTCGAGTTTTAGGTATCAATtacattgaagaaaaaaataataaaaaaattgtgagtccgtgaaaaacacatgccacacgcaaagcacactgatgcaaaacgcaacgcacagatttacgcgcgtaaacCTGATCCTGCGTGGTCACCTAAGACAATGTCCTTTGTTGCTAAGCGACGGCCTGATGATATTCAGCTGATGAAATGTTATCTATCATGAAGGTATTTTGGGTTACGTATAGATTAGTATCAAAATTCTTACACCGCTCATTGATCGGTTATCATAACTAGGCTCGGGCTCTACGACGACACATAGTTTCCCACCATTTGTTTTAAAATTGTGTGATTTCAGGGATTCTAACAACCTGGGGGAGGGGGAACAAAGTTGCAAGAATTCCGACATGGTGAGAATTTTTGTAATCATTGCAAGTCGGCAACAAATTTTTGCCTCATAGGGAAACATCGAGGCTTCACGGGGCAGCGGCGAAGCCTCAATTTTACCGCGACTCACGAACAAGCAAATGTCACATGTCACAGACTTGTCAGAAGTTGCATCGGTGGGGGTGTGTGTTCTGTAACCTGCATGTAGTCCCATTGCAGTTTCATAAGATGTAGTCGGAAGACCTCTGACTACATACTTGGAAGAACACCATATAAAATTCTTCTTAAATCCTCTGTTCTCCATTGTGTAATGTCACATGGTCATATCGCTCACTGGCTGCTGCGGGACGTCACGTCACTATAGAGGAAACCACTGCAAGCCTGTGATCGCACTGAAGCACGGGAGAAGTGCAAGTTTGACGGCAAGTATAGGCGAAAGTTTGTTTTTCTGTTTCTTGcaggttgtgggggggggggggggtggaatttTATCAAGTCATAGAAAATATCTAGAATTATTTTTCTTTCAATGTTTTCTCTAAAATTATGAGAGATATCACAGAATATATTGCTATTCCTACAAAGTTGCTGACATAATAGCGTTGCGCGCCACTTGAGATCCATAAGTGTTATTAAGGGACGCGGGTCACATGGGTGCAAGTTGCCACATATCCTGAAACTAATAATACAGAAATAACTTCTGTCACCCGATACTGTCTATATAGGGATATGATGaaatctgtatattatattactatatagGATCACTGCACTGATGGTAATATCCCCCCCACCTGTATACTGACAGCAGGTCACGTGACCTCACCTGTGGAAGTTCCTGCCGTCCACTCTCACCACCCAGCAGTTCGGTAGACAAGCGTCCTGCACCTCGAAATCTCTCACGTACTCAAACTTGCTCTTTGCCATCTCCCTCCTCAACCGATGATGACCCAGTGAACGCGAATAATTCAATATAGTCAATCCACACTTCAGCATTGGCGGAAGTAACGTTAGCTGCACAGCGGCGTCTCTATGGTAACGGCGCATGgtccattttaaaccaatgaaaaatcggcctttaaacaaactttcgaaaatatatataagaagaAAGACAATGGTGCAtttgaaataatatatatattattattattatatatgtcaccattttcttgtgtgctgtatatatttgcagtcacgggcgttcttgcacctgtatacacgttttgtttcattttgttggaatgtgttgttcaaacttttgtgttgtttatgtgatttatATATGTGggtttagtgactgcctccatttttgatcttgccctcctcccattctgccctgggtgattttaattagtttagtgctggttcctaccatccccaagaatgtgtagtctaaggcctcatgcacacgaccgtagtgtttttctggtccgcaaattccaggaccgtgttccgtgaaatgtcctccgcagttcatccgtatgtaatccgcaaaatgcggataaaaaaaaaagcctaggtaaaacaggatgacgacagaactcattcccggtcgtcgcctagcaacacttccgcaaatctgcaaactgcggttgacacacggaggtgtacccgcattttccacgggcccattgacttctatgggcgtgtccgcatcgaatttgcgggccgtaataagacatgtcctgagtttgtgcggcacggatttgcggacatgcggggacccgtgaaaacacggatagtgtgtatgggcccatagaaatgaatgggtccgcaattatcccgtggattttcgggggaattgtggacgcaaaaacacgttcgtgtgcatggggccttagtcccagttctgggtgtatgtgcggcgtaggttcccacctcatagaggacgccttgtcgtggccggtgggctcacacaatttgatcaaaatatgcgctaagaacctccctatttgtaagtagatttagcagtaatgcatatttatttatatttagtggcttaggtggcattagtgttcgcagtgcgctgtcgccattttcttgtgtgctgtgtatgtatatatatactgtttattttCTCTGTATTACAACTGCTGTATCATCCCCGATGTTTACACTGCTGAGCAGCTTTATAATGGGTGGGACTACAGTGTTACTGACAAATCTACTCTGTTATGCCACAGTCCTGTGCTGGGAGATCACTGCACACAGTGAGGGGTTAACACTAAGGGCGGAGGTCCCTATTGCAAAATCAAACTAAAATCGATGGGATCTGTTACacaacttgttgagaaggatctgggtgtaataatctgcaggcatcatatgtcctagggggagctacactgggggagtcacttgttgagaaggatctgggtgtacttgtagatcataaactaaatatcaGCATGCGATGTCAATCAGCtgattcaaaggccagcaagatattgtcgtgtattaaaagaggcatggactcgcgggacaggggtgtaatattaccactttacaaagcattagtgaggcctcatctagaatatgcagctcagttctgggctccagttcctagaaaggaggaaaaaaaatacaaagaagagcaatgaagctaattaggggcgcggagaatctaagttatgaggaaagattaaaagaactaaacctatttagccttgaaaagagacgactaagggaggacatgattaacttatataaatatattaatggcacatacaaaaaatatggtgaaatcctgttccatgtaaaaccctctcaaaaaacaagggggcgctccctccgtctggagaaaaaaaaggttcaaactgcagaggcgacaagtcttctttactgtaagagcggtaaatctatggaatagtcaccgcaggagccgtcacagcagggacagtagacaccgcaggagccgtcacagcagggacaggagatgctgcaaaaaaggcaaagatcatttcctagaacaaaaaaaatatcacctcctatgtgtagaaatttttcccttcccttttcccgtcccttggcttgaacttgatggacatgtgtcttttttcaaccttaataCTAAGGTGAAGACATATTTGCATATTGTCCCCACATAACCTCACATGTGAGCAGAGAACATACGCTGATAAATTCTACTATAGCCGACAACAGTTTACAACACGTGTGATGTTATCTCGGAGCGCACAGCATGATATTCCCTAgaatgaaacatttaaagggtaactaaacgttcaacaaatttctgacatgtcagaagttttgattggtgggggtccgagtcctgagacccccaccaattgctaaaatgaagcgtcagaagcgctcgtgtgagcgctcaaccgcttagtgtctgttcggctttttcctgaaatcaatgtagcggagtactgactcaatagaaagtctatgagcctgtactcccctacatcggctttccggaaaaagccgaacagaaacaaagcggccagcgttcacacgagcgcttctgccgcttcgttttagcgattggtgggggtctcagtgctcggacccccaccaatcaaaacttctgacatgtcactatgacatgtcaaaaggttGTTCAACGTTTAGTTACCCATTAAATGATtatattagaaaacatttttggaGAATTTTTAATAGTTGAGCACAGTCAGGTCCATGTCCCTTCTAAAGTGGTAATTGCCTGTTTTGGAACCAATGGCTATGACTGAATAAAGCTATATAGGCAATTTTCCTTCAAGCAAATGTAGTATCATAAAAAGTGATTGTGATTGGCAGGGGCAGGCTGATAAAAGGTTTCGGCTCCTGGGCAATAATGGTCATGGGCCTCTTACCAACCACCATAGTTATAATGCACTCGAGAAAGGTTAACACAATGCCATActgcactatgagggtatgtgcacacgtagtgttttcaggcgtattttgggatgtaaacatcccgaaaaatggctgaaaaattggaagcagaacgcctccaaatatctgaccattgatgtcaataggaaaaACAGCTTTCTGTTCTGACGGAGCGTTTTTTACGTTGCTGTTTTtgtaaatggccgcgtaaaaaaaaaaacgcctgcgaaaaagaagtgcatgtcacttcttgagctgtttttggagctgttttttattgactctatagaaaaacagctccaaaaacggccgtaaaaaacgcagcgaaaatcgcgagtggcttaaaaaacatctgaaaatcaggagctgttttccctgtattttcagacgtttttaattttgtgtgtgcacatacccttacgcatCGAATCAGGGGCTGAGGGTCCCTTTTCGCCATGGGCCCTCGGGCACTACCTTATAGAGTAACTGcacttttaaaatgtcatagtgacatatcagaaatcTTGAACGGtggggtccaggtgctgagaccgcAACTGTCGCTAAATCAAAGGTGCAGAAGCCCTGCGCTTAACACCCTGCACCTTCATCTGTGATCACTGCTCCTTGTCAGGCTGATGACTGGCTCACATAGAACGTATATGAGCCCATCTTCAGCATAATGAAGAGCGCCGATATCAGCCAAAGGTGCAGGGTGCCTACGTTTCAGCGGCGGTGGGGTCTCGGACCcccacaccaatcaaaacttttaatatgtctctatgacatatttaaacgttttgttttttttaaagtgcagttactcattaaagggtcattcccaacttagacatttaaggCGTATCCACGGATCCCCaggtctgggacccgcacctatttccaGAACGGGGGTCCCCTGTCCAGCCTGGTAAGGCGACAGCcatatccaggtggagaatgaatggagagatggcCAGCTACTCTCCATTCAATCTCACTAGGCAGGACAGGGGTCTGGTAAACCCCATTCTGGCGAAAGGcgtgggtcccagagttgggacccacatctttcagacatatttatggcatatcggggaatacccctttaatgcccgAATAGTCAGTGCATTTCTGGTACTTGGCTCTTTCGGTCTCACATTCACAATAATGGAAAGTGACATGGCATGCACGGCAACTTCAGGCACCAACATTTTTGGTAATCAGTGGAGGTCCCAGCGATTGGACTCCCctcaatcagacatttatggcgtaaATTCTATTAATAAGATACAATTTCTTAATTGTACAGGTGTATCTAATGGCgtacaaggaaaaaaaaacaacctgtttgTTGCTATGACAACAGCCTCATTTAACTTTTTATTACTTACATTCTAATAAAGAACAATTGAGTCcatatttttaaagaaaatacaACAATGATTTCTAGCACGTGTATGCAATGTAAGAGTTTACTCATTTATAGTAGGTTAATAGTTAATAAAACAACCTCAAAAACTATTTGCCACAACCAAAATGGCCTCTTAAACAACACACCTCTTACTGACGTCATATTCTGCGACAGGTCGCCTTTGGTTCTACAGAGATCTCCTTCCGCCAGACAACTAAGCAAAGCAGGAAAGTTCCGTTACAATCCGACATGGAGGCTAAGCCCTGCGGAACAGAACCAGTCTGGGTATCTGTAGCTCTTCGTGTACTGGGCAACGCACTGGAGGGCTCCTGTGCGCCCTCTACTGTATGGTTTAAAGAAAGCAGCCAGAAGAACCTGAGGAGCAGAGACTTCTTGGTACCCAGAGGAGCGCTGAAGAAAAGCTTCCCGGATGGAGAGGTGCATGCAGGTCACATGGGGATAATTAgtggtggaactacaagtcccagcatgcttgCTGGTCCTTGTCTACCTTTGAGTTATTAGTGAATGGAAATATGCATTAGACTCAAGTCACATGATCTAACTGCgcagccagtgtatctaagcctatcatatgaatatactgtctgctcagccagtgtatctaagcctattatatgaatatactgtctgctcagccagtgtaactaagcctatcatatgaatatactgtctgcttagccagtgtatctaagcctatcatatgaatatactgtctgcttagccagtgtatctaagcctatcatatgaatatactgtctgctcagccagtttatctaagcctatcatatgtgatacagtctgcttagccagtgtatctaagcctatcatatgttatactgtctgctcagccagtgtatctaagcctatcatatgaatatactgtctgctcagccagtgtatctaagcctatcatatgaatatactgtctgctcagccattgtatctaagcctatcatatgaatatactgtctgctcagccagtgtatctaagtctatcatgtgtgatacagtctgctgctgGGCTGGTGTATAAAAtcttataatgtgtgatactgtctactaagttggtgtatctaagcctttcatgtgtgatactgtctgagctaatgtatctaagcctatcctggtTGATACTGTCTACTTGGCCGGTGTATTTAAACCTAACATGTAGTACTGTCTGAAGTCTCATGTGTGATACAATCTGTTGCTGTATCtagacctatcatgtgtgacattgTCTGCTCgtccggtgtatctaagcctttttttaatgtCTGATCCTGTCTAATGAACTAATGTATCTAAGCCTGGCAGTTTTTGGACCTATTGACTTCATCATCCCTTCCGCTCAgttatttgctgtttttttcccccaggTTCCAGAAGACATTATACAGAGACTGACATCCCTGGCGGTCCGCGGCCTCCCCCCAATGAAGAAATGTCTGCAGTCTGAGGCCGGACTCGTCGTTCAGTTGGACAGACCTGCAGTTTTCCATCGAGTTCTCAAAGACTTGACTCCTTATCTGAAACCTCTTCCCTCCGTAGACGATGGACACGACATTATCATCCTGAACTGCGCTGCACTGCACAGCTCTGCACACCTGGACGCGTTCAGACTGAGCCACCTGAGGGCCGCGGTGTTAGCGGATCATCTGGCTGAAGTTCTCACGTTGACGGGGTCAGTAAATGCCTTCTACTCCATTCACAACTAAAGCTGCATGCAGAACTCCGTTGGTTATCCAGCTACAGAACCTCAAATCTTCCTgctggttctttttctgctttgctgtgttgcattgtgggagatgtagtggACTTACCAGCCACTGTACAGTAGTCTGATATAGGAAAATGTACATTTCCAACAATGCCATTCATTAGCGTGCTTTGCACTCCTGAGCCTGATCTTAGAGTGCTTTGCATTCTATTAATTACTAAACAGTTAGGAATCTGACGGCACTGTGTTGACAGATTCTAAATAACAGCCAACGGAATTCTgcgtgcagctttggatgtgactggagtataagatatgATTTATCTCTGTGCAAGATAAGCAAGTTTGCAAAATTACTGGGTCTGCATTTTGTTTGTTTGCTTTACTAGAAAACAAGTATATCGGGTGCCCACAGTGCTCTGTAAGGAGGTGGAAGGATTCTTCAGTCAGCTGGGAATCTCCTGGCCTTGTTCAGTCGACACACCATCTCTAGAAGACACTATTTTAGGTTTTAAGGACTTCCTAAAAGACTATATTAAAAATAGCCATGATGTGGACTGTACACCGTCACCGGATGTAATCAGCGTGCAACTTAAAACTTTTGCAGAGAAGCACAACCTATGCCTTCAAGGATATGACTCCAATCTAGACTTCTTCCTTGGTAAATCCATATCAGATCACGTGTTTGAATTAGTTGGCAATAAGtgaactttttttaatttgattAAAATATCATCTTTCATTTGTTTATTGATATTAAATTAGCAGTAATGATTTTTCTTCAGCTGTGATGGTTGCAGTAGCCTATCACTGCCAGCAGATGTCACTGTTTTGAGCAGCCGGTATTGAGCTCTGTACAATAGTGacatctgctggtcatatagaAGTACTGCATGTGGTTTGAAGTTGCAGCTTTAATGTAAAACCCTTCACTCATAAATATTTTCCATAAATAGTAAATGAAGAAGATCTAAGACAAGTGGCGAGGCTGCAGAGATCAGTCCAGGAGACCGTGGTAAGTAACGACATAGTCTTCTTATTAATGTCCATTGATTTTCCACACCTCATACTCTAAATATCCCTATAATTTGGATTTATGTACCTTTGCAGCAGACATCACCCTGCACTGTGTTACACATCGTCAGCTGTGAGGACGAGTTCCATCAGCAGAAGCTGGACCTTCTCTGGAGATTGATGATCCCCAGCACTGGAGATGTAGCTCAGGTATAAACCAAAGCTAGGATGTATGTATCATCCACTGTCCCCATATCTAGCGGAGCAGTTAGTGAATATATTGATCATGGTGGGGTATACGGTTGTGTAGTATTTTGTATACCTATAACATACTGCAAGCGTTCAAGCTCCATTGACTTAACATGTTGCTTTTTCATCCCCATTTAAGTGCAGGTTTTGGATACAGCAGTTGTCAGTTgttgccatgctgggagttgtagttttaacaTCTAGATGGCCACATGCTGCAGAGCACTGATCTATAACATTGTACAGTATTACTGTGTCCGAGGTATACACAGACGCTGTCAATCTGGCTGCAGGGGGTTAATATGAGCTGCGGGATAAGACACTTCCTGCAGTTACAGCTCCTGATCCTGATCTGAGATTACAGGGGCTCAGCTTCCTGTTCAAAAAAAGTCTGGTCCAGCCCTTTatgtattaggctctgttcacacagtttttttaacGCGAAAatagcgccaaaaaatggccgaaaacgcctcccattgatttcaatgggagactaaggcatttttttcccgcgagccgggaaaaagaagcgacattccctatcttcgggcatttacgtctctgacctcccattgacatcaatggcaggtagagaaagcgttttttgcaggGTTTTTGCCAGCGCCGcttaatggccacgggcgaaaaacgcgccaaacggcgtgcaggcagatcaaaatccgtctggaattttgaggcagaattttctgcctgcaaaaaaactttgtgtgaacagggcctaaggatgTATTTAAATGTTCCAATACGTTACCAGAACCTGATATATTTTGGGCATTGTATGCAGGGTATTGTTCTCATGTATCAGCCATGATACATTCCCATACCGTTCGTCCAGTAGCGGGCTCCCCTTCTTCACAGGTGCCACAACATAAGGGAGGGGGCTGGTTGAACAAGCACCATGCCCATATGTCCTTGGGGGTCACGTGAACCAGCAGGGTGGCTGCTTTCTTAGCTCTGCTCTTTGAGGGcacagctatgatcagtgactctAACGttactgcattgtctattggagtctgagaTAGTATGAAATCAATCTACTGCCTCATCACTGGCTCAGGCTGCAGCTCTGTccgtcccccatgctttacacttctGCAATAGTTGTTCAGATAAGCTGCTGTGTATATGCACATGCTCAGTAGGAAGTCAACTAAACTACCAGTAGgaaaaagaagatttgcaggTCGTCGCCACGCGTAGACTCCATAAAGGGGGACATCGCTTTAATCGGACGTTTCACTGTTGCTTGTATTGCAGAAACATTTGATATGTGGACCAGTGAAAGTTCTCAACTCCACATCACCCATCGGTTGCTCCCAGTACTTTCAGTAAGTTCTTCATAGATGTCTATATGGAACTTATCAGCAACGAGCATACGTCAGTTCTTCTGTCTGGTGGTTTGACTATAAAGAGGCGGCCATATTAATAACAGGAGAAAATTTGAGGCTTATGGTTGGCAGCAGTGATGTATTCCAGCCTCAGCCCTCCTCTTATTCCATTAATAGATTCTCCAGAATATTTTCTGCCTGTTTCGACCACAAGGGGGCAAactttctgcagcttctattaGGATCAGTTGCAGCAATAACCAGATGTATACAgatcgc is a genomic window of Rhinoderma darwinii isolate aRhiDar2 chromosome 7, aRhiDar2.hap1, whole genome shotgun sequence containing:
- the DALRD3 gene encoding DALR anticodon-binding domain-containing protein 3 isoform X1, coding for MEAKPCGTEPVWVSVALRVLGNALEGSCAPSTVWFKESSQKNLRSRDFLVPRGALKKSFPDGEVPEDIIQRLTSLAVRGLPPMKKCLQSEAGLVVQLDRPAVFHRVLKDLTPYLKPLPSVDDGHDIIILNCAALHSSAHLDAFRLSHLRAAVLADHLAEVLTLTGKQVYRVPTVLCKEVEGFFSQLGISWPCSVDTPSLEDTILGFKDFLKDYIKNSHDVDCTPSPDVISVQLKTFAEKHNLCLQGYDSNLDFFLVNEEDLRQVARLQRSVQETVQTSPCTVLHIVSCEDEFHQQKLDLLWRLMIPSTGDVAQKHLICGPVKVLNSTSPIGCSQYFQLRKSQMLEASVMKYGESVQGESWNDIINSLTSAAIKFELMATPHRSQVNLNLEEANITTKGTKSGAFVMYNCARLATMFDHYNGAVSQGFYPEFPPAAELNYSSLREEGEWLLLFNYIVMFPEVLSQSAQMSTSSGGIRVTANTEVVCKFLVSLSMDFSCYYNRVHILGEPLPHLFGQMFARLQLMKAVQSTLHTALKTLHILPLTQI
- the DALRD3 gene encoding DALR anticodon-binding domain-containing protein 3 isoform X2, translated to MEAKPCGTEPVWVSVALRVLGNALEGSCAPSTVWFKESSQKNLRSRDFLVPRGALKKSFPDGEVPEDIIQRLTSLAVRGLPPMKKCLQSEAGLVVQLDRPAVFHRVLKDLTPYLKPLPSVDDGHDIIILNCAALHSSAHLDAFRLSHLRAAVLADHLAEVLTLTGKQVYRVPTVLCKEVEGFFSQLGISWPCSVDTPSLEDTILGFKDFLKDYIKNSHDVDCTPSPDVISVQLKTFAEKHNLCLQGYDSNLDFFLVNEEDLRQVARLQRSVQETVTSPCTVLHIVSCEDEFHQQKLDLLWRLMIPSTGDVAQKHLICGPVKVLNSTSPIGCSQYFQLRKSQMLEASVMKYGESVQGESWNDIINSLTSAAIKFELMATPHRSQVNLNLEEANITTKGTKSGAFVMYNCARLATMFDHYNGAVSQGFYPEFPPAAELNYSSLREEGEWLLLFNYIVMFPEVLSQSAQMSTSSGGIRVTANTEVVCKFLVSLSMDFSCYYNRVHILGEPLPHLFGQMFARLQLMKAVQSTLHTALKTLHILPLTQI